Proteins from one Enterobacter bugandensis genomic window:
- the nac gene encoding nitrogen assimilation transcriptional regulator NAC, producing the protein MNLRRLKYFVKIVDIGSLTQAAEVLHIAQPALSQQVATLEGEMDQQLLIRTKRGVTPTEAGKILYTHARTILRQCEQAQLAVNNVGQTLSGHVSIGLAPGTAASSITMPLLQAVRAELPEVLVYLHENSGSVLNDKLLNGQLDMAVLYDRSPVAGITSQPLLKEDLYLVGTRDCPGQSVDLTAVAEMNLYLPRDYSAVRVRVDEAFSLRRLTAKIIGEIDSISTLTAAIASGMGVTVLPESAARSLCGAANGWMARITTPSMSLPLSLNMSARGSLSPQAQAVKEILMSLVSKPSLENRELQLVS; encoded by the coding sequence ATGAACTTAAGACGACTGAAATACTTCGTAAAAATCGTCGATATCGGCAGCCTGACTCAAGCGGCAGAAGTGCTGCACATCGCGCAGCCTGCGCTGAGCCAGCAGGTGGCTACTCTGGAAGGCGAGATGGATCAGCAGTTACTGATCCGCACCAAACGCGGCGTCACGCCAACGGAAGCAGGCAAGATCCTGTATACCCATGCCCGCACTATCCTGCGTCAATGTGAACAGGCGCAGCTTGCGGTGAACAACGTGGGCCAGACCCTGAGCGGGCACGTTTCTATCGGGCTGGCACCGGGAACGGCGGCGTCCTCTATCACTATGCCGCTTCTGCAGGCCGTGCGCGCCGAGCTGCCGGAAGTGCTGGTCTATCTTCATGAAAACAGTGGTTCTGTACTGAATGACAAGCTGCTCAACGGCCAGCTGGACATGGCGGTCCTTTACGATCGCTCCCCGGTTGCCGGGATCACCAGCCAGCCGCTGCTCAAGGAAGATCTCTACCTCGTGGGCACCCGCGACTGTCCGGGCCAGAGCGTCGATCTTACCGCCGTGGCAGAGATGAACCTCTATCTGCCGCGCGACTACAGCGCCGTGCGCGTGCGCGTGGACGAAGCGTTCTCCCTGCGCCGCCTGACGGCCAAAATCATCGGCGAAATCGACTCAATCTCCACGCTGACCGCGGCCATTGCCAGCGGAATGGGTGTCACCGTACTGCCGGAATCCGCCGCGCGCTCGCTGTGCGGTGCGGCAAACGGCTGGATGGCGCGGATCACCACGCCTTCGATGAGCCTGCCGCTGTCGCTGAACATGTCCGCTCGCGGTTCGCTGTCGCCGCAGGCGCAGGCGGTAAAAGAGATTTTAATGTCGCTGGTCAGCAAGCCGTCGCTTGAGAACCGTGAGCTCCAGCTCGTGAGCTGA
- the ldtA gene encoding L,D-transpeptidase: MMRLTWFVLTLCAAVPSAFAVTYTLPPEGSRLVGTPITITVPERNTLPLEAFAAQHGLGLSNMLEANPGVDPFLPKSGTRLVIPQQLILPDTVREGIVVNVAEMRLYYYPPGSNTVEVLPIGIGQAGRETPRNWVTAVERKQEGPTWSPTPNTRRAYAAEGKTLPAFVPAGPDNPMGLYAIYIGRLYAIHGTNSNFGIGLRVSQGCIRLRNNDIKYLFDNVPVGTRVQLIDRPVKVTTEPDGSRWVEVHEPLSRNRAEFESSRKVPLPISAAQQTQLINEGAGAELERRSGMPVKIGM, from the coding sequence ATGATGCGACTTACCTGGTTCGTCCTTACGCTGTGTGCCGCTGTTCCCAGTGCGTTTGCCGTAACCTATACCCTACCGCCGGAAGGCAGTCGGCTGGTGGGAACCCCGATTACCATCACCGTTCCCGAGCGCAATACGTTACCGCTTGAGGCCTTTGCTGCACAGCACGGGCTGGGGCTCAGCAATATGCTGGAAGCGAACCCGGGCGTGGATCCTTTTTTGCCTAAATCCGGCACCCGGCTGGTCATTCCTCAGCAGCTGATTTTGCCCGACACCGTGCGCGAGGGGATTGTCGTTAACGTGGCGGAAATGCGTCTCTACTATTATCCGCCGGGCAGCAATACCGTCGAAGTATTGCCCATCGGCATTGGTCAGGCCGGTCGCGAAACCCCGCGTAACTGGGTCACGGCGGTTGAGCGCAAGCAGGAGGGCCCCACCTGGTCACCTACGCCGAACACGCGTCGTGCCTATGCGGCAGAGGGGAAAACGCTGCCCGCCTTCGTGCCCGCCGGGCCGGATAACCCGATGGGGTTGTATGCGATATATATCGGCAGGCTATATGCCATACACGGCACAAACTCCAATTTCGGCATTGGGCTGCGGGTGAGCCAGGGCTGTATTCGTCTGCGTAACAACGACATTAAATATCTTTTTGATAATGTCCCCGTGGGCACCCGCGTGCAGCTTATCGATCGCCCCGTTAAGGTGACCACGGAGCCGGACGGCAGCCGCTGGGTGGAGGTTCACGAACCGCTGTCGCGTAACCGGGCGGAATTTGAATCGAGCCGGAAAGTGCCTCTGCCCATCTCCGCCGCACAGCAGACACAGTTGATAAACGAGGGGGCGGGCGCTGAACTGGAACGGCGGTCGGGGATGCCGGTTAAAATCGGCATGTAA
- a CDS encoding cation-transporting P-type ATPase encodes MKTGKPERPYYQQTVDETLSNIHSTLEGLSGTEASARLQQHGENALPQKKGKPAWLRFLAHFNDVLIYVLLVAALLKLFMGHWVDMFVILGVAIINALIGHIQESNAEKSLQSIRNMLSSEAVVVRQGNHETIPTTALVPGDIVVIRAGDRIPADLRVIEAHNLRVEEAILTGESTVVEKNSDALSGELPLGDRYNLLYSGTTVSSGGGKGVVVATGGETELGHINQMMSDIEKHRTPLMVQMDKLGKTIFITILVMMVALFVFSLLFRDMPVSELVLSLISLAVAAVPEGLPAIISIILSLGVQAMARRKAIIRKLPTVETLGAMTVICSDKTGTLTMNEMTVKAVITADTTYRVEGDSYEPVGNIHHVDDPTPVSVTQGSLLERYLRTIDLCNDSQLIKDEQGLWKITGGPTEGALKVLAAKIPLPPLDTEMRSKIPFDSQYKYMSTLYRLGEEEAILITGAPDVLFRLCQYQQTNDGLQPFDQPYWEGKIEEYAREGLRMVAAAWKPAREGQRELDHPDLHDGVILLGIAGMMDPPRPEAITAIADCLQAGIRVKMITGDHPQTAMSIGQMLGIGNAASAITGRELEAMDDRQLSDAAQQYDIFARTSPEDKFRLVQALQSKQEVVGMTGDGVNDAPALKRADVGIAMGIKGTEVTKEAADMVLTDDNFATIASAVHEGRRVYDNLKKTILFVIPSNIAQALLIIIALLAGNLIPLTPVLILWMNMATSATLSFGLAFEAGEKDIMNRPPRKANLHVMDGYAIWRVVFVGLMIAISAFVLEAWLQPRGYSAEFIRTVLLQTLVTAQWFYMLNCRVNDGFSLSKGLLANKGIWIVSGVLLALQLLIIYAPFMQMLFGTEALPFRYWVITFLIGFVMFLIVEAEKVLTRRWRKIEA; translated from the coding sequence ATGAAAACAGGAAAACCTGAACGTCCGTATTATCAACAAACCGTTGATGAAACCCTGTCGAATATCCACTCCACTCTGGAAGGACTTAGCGGCACTGAGGCATCAGCCCGACTTCAGCAGCATGGTGAGAATGCGTTACCGCAAAAAAAGGGCAAACCCGCCTGGCTGCGCTTCCTGGCGCATTTTAACGATGTACTGATTTACGTTCTGCTGGTGGCCGCGTTGCTTAAGCTCTTTATGGGCCACTGGGTAGACATGTTTGTGATCCTCGGGGTTGCCATCATTAACGCGCTGATCGGCCATATCCAGGAGAGCAATGCTGAGAAATCGTTGCAGAGTATTCGCAATATGCTCTCCAGCGAAGCCGTGGTGGTACGACAGGGGAATCATGAAACGATCCCCACTACGGCGCTGGTCCCGGGCGATATCGTGGTGATCCGCGCCGGGGATCGTATCCCTGCGGACCTGCGCGTGATTGAGGCGCATAACCTTCGCGTGGAGGAGGCCATCCTGACTGGCGAATCCACTGTTGTTGAGAAAAACAGCGATGCGTTAAGCGGGGAACTGCCCTTAGGCGATCGCTATAATCTGCTCTACTCAGGCACCACCGTCAGCTCCGGCGGCGGTAAAGGCGTGGTGGTGGCAACCGGGGGCGAGACCGAGCTTGGCCACATCAATCAGATGATGTCCGACATTGAAAAGCACCGCACGCCGCTGATGGTGCAGATGGACAAGCTCGGTAAGACCATCTTCATCACTATCCTGGTGATGATGGTAGCGCTGTTCGTCTTTAGCCTCCTGTTCCGGGATATGCCGGTTTCTGAACTGGTGCTGTCGCTTATCAGCCTCGCCGTTGCCGCCGTGCCGGAAGGCCTGCCGGCCATCATTTCCATCATCCTTTCGCTTGGCGTACAGGCCATGGCGCGTCGCAAGGCCATTATTCGCAAGTTGCCCACGGTGGAAACCCTGGGCGCAATGACGGTCATCTGCTCGGATAAAACCGGCACCCTGACGATGAATGAAATGACGGTCAAAGCGGTGATTACCGCTGACACGACCTATCGCGTGGAGGGCGACAGCTACGAACCGGTGGGGAATATTCACCACGTAGATGACCCGACGCCCGTCAGCGTGACGCAGGGTTCCCTGCTGGAACGCTACCTGCGCACCATTGACCTCTGCAATGACAGCCAGCTGATCAAAGACGAGCAGGGACTGTGGAAAATCACCGGAGGACCCACCGAGGGCGCCCTGAAGGTGCTGGCGGCGAAAATCCCGCTCCCACCGCTTGATACGGAAATGCGCAGTAAAATCCCGTTTGATTCGCAGTATAAATACATGTCCACGCTCTACCGACTGGGTGAAGAAGAGGCGATTTTAATCACCGGCGCGCCGGACGTCCTGTTCCGCCTCTGTCAGTACCAGCAGACGAATGACGGACTGCAGCCGTTCGATCAACCTTACTGGGAAGGGAAGATTGAAGAGTATGCCCGGGAAGGGCTGCGCATGGTGGCGGCGGCCTGGAAACCTGCCCGCGAGGGACAGCGCGAGCTGGATCACCCGGACCTCCATGATGGCGTGATCCTGCTGGGTATTGCAGGAATGATGGATCCGCCGCGTCCGGAGGCCATTACCGCGATTGCCGACTGTCTGCAGGCCGGGATTCGCGTGAAAATGATCACCGGCGACCACCCGCAAACGGCCATGAGCATTGGGCAAATGCTGGGGATTGGTAACGCCGCAAGCGCAATCACCGGACGTGAGCTGGAGGCGATGGATGACCGTCAGCTGAGCGACGCCGCGCAGCAGTACGATATTTTCGCCCGAACCAGCCCGGAGGATAAATTCCGCCTCGTGCAGGCCCTGCAAAGTAAACAGGAAGTGGTGGGCATGACCGGGGATGGCGTAAACGATGCCCCGGCGCTCAAGCGGGCGGATGTGGGTATCGCCATGGGGATTAAGGGGACTGAGGTCACCAAGGAAGCCGCCGACATGGTGTTAACGGATGACAATTTTGCCACCATTGCCAGTGCGGTCCACGAGGGACGGCGGGTTTACGATAACCTGAAAAAAACGATTCTGTTCGTTATCCCGAGCAACATCGCGCAGGCTTTGCTGATCATCATCGCGCTGCTGGCCGGGAACCTGATTCCGCTGACGCCGGTCCTGATCCTGTGGATGAACATGGCCACTTCAGCAACCCTGTCGTTTGGCCTGGCGTTTGAAGCGGGTGAGAAGGACATCATGAACCGGCCACCGCGCAAGGCGAATCTGCATGTGATGGACGGCTACGCCATCTGGCGCGTGGTGTTTGTCGGTCTGATGATTGCCATTAGCGCCTTCGTGCTGGAAGCCTGGCTACAGCCGCGCGGCTACTCGGCGGAATTCATCCGCACCGTGCTGCTGCAAACCCTGGTGACCGCGCAGTGGTTCTACATGCTCAACTGTCGCGTTAATGACGGCTTCTCACTGAGCAAAGGTCTGCTGGCGAATAAAGGGATTTGGATCGTGAGCGGCGTACTGCTGGCGCTACAGCTTCTTATCATTTACGCCCCGTTCATGCAGATGCTGTTTGGCACCGAAGCGCTGCCGTTCCGCTACTGGGTCATTACCTTCCTGATTGGTTTTGTGATGTTCCTTATCGTCGAGGCGGAAAAAGTGCTGACGCGCAGATGGCGTAAAATCGAAGCGTAA
- a CDS encoding universal stress protein — MYKNILVPVDVYETSLADKALQHAQFLAQSALGDIHLLHVMPKFSAELTRGFISDARKMDEYMINNSKEKLSDLVKKLNLPEERVHLHVRSGNVRDEVIKLADELAAGAIIVGSRNPNIQTHLLGSEAASIVRYAHVPVFVIR; from the coding sequence ATGTATAAAAACATTCTCGTTCCGGTGGATGTCTACGAGACAAGCCTGGCGGATAAAGCGTTGCAGCATGCACAGTTTCTGGCGCAAAGCGCATTGGGTGACATTCATTTGCTGCACGTCATGCCAAAATTTTCAGCCGAGCTGACGCGCGGTTTTATTTCAGATGCGCGAAAGATGGATGAATATATGATTAATAATTCAAAAGAAAAACTGTCTGACCTGGTCAAAAAATTGAATTTGCCAGAAGAGCGCGTTCACCTCCATGTTCGCAGCGGAAATGTTCGTGATGAGGTTATTAAGCTGGCGGATGAACTTGCTGCTGGCGCGATTATCGTCGGCTCCCGCAATCCAAATATTCAAACCCATTTGTTAGGATCGGAGGCGGCAAGTATTGTTCGTTACGCCCATGTTCCTGTTTTCGTTATTCGTTAA